A window of Streptomyces sp. Je 1-332 genomic DNA:
CGGGCCCTGGGAGTGGGACGTGAAGCGTCTCGCGGCCTCCCTCGTGCTCGCGGGGCGAGAGGCGGGGGCGAGCGAGGACGTCTGCAGGGAAGCCGCGTTCGACGCGGTGGGTGCCTATCGGCGCACGATGCGGCTGCTCGCGAAGCTCCCCGCGCTCGACGCGTGGAACGCCATCGCGGACGAGGAGTTGGTCTCGCACACCGACGCGCGGGACCTGCTCGGCACGCTGGAAAGCGTCTCCGAGAAGGCACGGCAGAACACGAGCGCCCGGTTCGCCGCCAAGTCGACCGAGCGCGTCGAGGACGAGGACGGTCTCGTGGGGCGCCGCTTCGTCGACGCCCCACCGGTGCTCCGGCGAATACCGGACGCGGAGGCGGCCGAGGTCACCTCCGCCCTCGAGGAATATGTGGGCACGCTCTCCGAGGACCGGCTGCCGCTGCTCGCGCGGTACGCGATCCAGGACGTGGCGTTCCGCGTCGTGGGCACAGGCAGCGTCGGCCTGCGGTCGTACGTGGTGCTGCTGCTCGACCACCGGGGTGAGCCCTTGGTGCTCCAGGTCAAGGAGGCGTGTCCCTCCGCCCTGCTTCCGCATCTGCCCACGGTCGGCTTCACGGCGCCTTCGGTCACGCACGAAGGACACCGGGTGGTGCTGGGGCAGAAACGGATGCAGGTGGTCAGCGACTTCCTGCTGGGGTGGACGACGGTGGCCGGGCGGGCTTTCCAGGTACGGCAGTTCAGGAACCGCAAGGGCAGCGTGGACCCGGCGGCGCTGGCAGCCGACCAGATGGACGACTACGGCCGGATGACGGGAGCTCTGCTGGCCCGCGCGCACGCGCACAGCGCCGACCCTCGGCTCATCGCTGGGTACGTCGGCAAGAACGACGAGCTGGACACGGCGGTGGCCGCGTTCGCGGTGACGTACGCGAACCGCACGGAGGCGGACCACACGGAACTGGTCCGCGCGGTCAAGGAGGGACGGGTGGCGGCGGAGGCGGGGGTGTGAGGAGGGAGTGAGGGGGTGGGGAGGGGGAGGGAGGGGGGAGGGCCCCCAGTAGAAGGCCACCGGCAAGGGCGTCCGGCGAGGCCGAGCTAGGCCCCAGGCGGCGTGGCCCCGATGGCCCGGTGGCGGTGTCCGGTCAGCCCGGCGGCGTTGCCTGCCGCTCGGTCGGGGTGGTGGCGCGGTGGCCTAGGCTGGACGGGTGACGACCCCGGAAGCCGAGCCCACGCAGCCCCAGACGCCCGACCCCGGGCCCGCGACCGCCGGTCGCGAGGCTCCTGACGGGGCCGGGACGGCGGCGGGGCAGGAGGGCGCCGCGCGGCCGGAGGACCGTCTTGAGAAGGCGGTCCGGGCGGCGGAGCAGGCGCTGATCGAGTACGAGATCGCCGTCGAGACGTTCCGGGTCGAGGTGGAGAACTTCTCCCGGCTCCACCACCAGAAGCTCGGCCCGATGTACGCGCGCCTCGACGAGCTGGACGCCGAGATCGCCGAGGCTCTGGCCGCCCGCAGTGGTGACCCCGAGGACCGGCGCAGGGCGGACGAGGCACGGGCGCGGGTCATGCCGATGCCGGGGGTCGAGGAGTTGTTCCACGGCTGGATGGACGGCGACGGTCTGTATCCGGAGGCCGCCGCGATGCTGACCGATCAGTCGGTGCGGCCGCCGCAGCGGGTGCGGCCCAGCGACGAGGCCCGCAAGCTCTACCGCGAGCTCGTCCGCAAGTCCCACCCCGACCTGGCTCAGGACGACCAGGAACGTGGCCGCCGCGAGGAGTTCATCACGCGGGTGAACGCCGCCTACGCGCGTGGGGACGAGCCCCTGCTGCGGGAACTGTCCGACGAGTGGGCGGCCGGCCCGGTGGCCGAGCAGCGGTGGCCGAGCAAGAGCGAAGAGCTCTACGCACGCCTTGAGTGGCTCTCCCAGCGCAAGGAGCTGCTCTCCGTGGTCGCACGCGAGCTGGAGGAGGGTGCGATCGGCGCGATGCTGCGGATGGCGCCGGACGATCCGGACCAGCTCCTCGACGAGATCGCCGAGCAGCTGCTCGCCCAGGTCACCGAGCGCGAGGCGGAACTCGCGCGGCTGACCGCCTAGCCCGTCGGGTAGCGTCGGAGGCATGGCTTTCGGATCTCACGTGCCCACGGTCGGCGTCGACGACCTCGCGAGCGGCGACTTTCTTCTTGATGTCCGCGAGGACGAGGAATGGCAGGCAGGGCACGCAGAGGGCGCGCTGCACATCCCGATGAGCGAGTTCGTCGCCCGTTACGGGGAGCTGACCGAGGCCGCGCCGCAGGACGGCAAGGTCAACGTCATCTGCCGGGTCGGCGGCCGCTCGGCGCAGGTCGCCATGTACCTCGTCCAGCAGGGTGTCGACGCGGTGAACGTCGACGGCGGCATGCAGAGCTGGGAGGCCGCGGGTCGACCTGTCGTCGACGACAAGGGCGGCCCGGGCGTCGTGATCTAGCTCAGCGACGCCGTCAGCCGGTCAAATTCCAGCGGCTCGACACTCCAGCGGTTCGACACTCCAGCGGCTCGACACTCCAGCGGTTCGACACTCCAGCCGTTCGCGTCTTCTGGCGTTCGCGTCTTCAGCCGTACGAGGCTTCGGCCGTTCCCGCGTCCTCAGCCGAGTGGGTGGGCGGCCAGTAGTTCGCCCAGTGCCTCCTCGTGTGCCGCTGCCGGGCCGAGGGACAGCTCCAGTTGTTTGGCCCACGCGTGGTAG
This region includes:
- a CDS encoding DUF2252 domain-containing protein, which produces MVRAGVDSAGTGGAGTDSAGPGGSGAAGARLPYVKGFAQRSLQGGSGSAGPVGAVGSTVSPKREGKALRARVSRASHERFVEDEGRPDPVDAVEESNRCRLPELTPIRMGRMAASPFAFLRGAAGLMAYDLARTPVTGIGAQICGDAHAANFGLYGDARGGLIIDLNDFDETVHGPWEWDVKRLAASLVLAGREAGASEDVCREAAFDAVGAYRRTMRLLAKLPALDAWNAIADEELVSHTDARDLLGTLESVSEKARQNTSARFAAKSTERVEDEDGLVGRRFVDAPPVLRRIPDAEAAEVTSALEEYVGTLSEDRLPLLARYAIQDVAFRVVGTGSVGLRSYVVLLLDHRGEPLVLQVKEACPSALLPHLPTVGFTAPSVTHEGHRVVLGQKRMQVVSDFLLGWTTVAGRAFQVRQFRNRKGSVDPAALAADQMDDYGRMTGALLARAHAHSADPRLIAGYVGKNDELDTAVAAFAVTYANRTEADHTELVRAVKEGRVAAEAGV
- a CDS encoding J domain-containing protein, which translates into the protein MTTPEAEPTQPQTPDPGPATAGREAPDGAGTAAGQEGAARPEDRLEKAVRAAEQALIEYEIAVETFRVEVENFSRLHHQKLGPMYARLDELDAEIAEALAARSGDPEDRRRADEARARVMPMPGVEELFHGWMDGDGLYPEAAAMLTDQSVRPPQRVRPSDEARKLYRELVRKSHPDLAQDDQERGRREEFITRVNAAYARGDEPLLRELSDEWAAGPVAEQRWPSKSEELYARLEWLSQRKELLSVVARELEEGAIGAMLRMAPDDPDQLLDEIAEQLLAQVTEREAELARLTA
- a CDS encoding rhodanese-like domain-containing protein, whose product is MAFGSHVPTVGVDDLASGDFLLDVREDEEWQAGHAEGALHIPMSEFVARYGELTEAAPQDGKVNVICRVGGRSAQVAMYLVQQGVDAVNVDGGMQSWEAAGRPVVDDKGGPGVVI